A window from Zavarzinia compransoris encodes these proteins:
- a CDS encoding pyruvate, phosphate dikinase, which produces MSETLAAPVERFVHPIEAIDPTDTRRFGGKATGLARMARAGIPVPPAFVIGTDAFHAFRADGRRLPRGLDGQIRQAVALLGARIDRVFEGGPADRPLLVSVRSGAQVSMPGMMDTVLNLGLTAASAGAWIAQGAGRGFVVDCWLRFWKMYIEIVLGLDGENFTDALAAARAEAEAGTLALDRLEAAVVGWIEAEGEDAPIDPWQQLERAVAAVFRSWDSPRAKAYRKHHGIADDLGTAVTVQAMVFGNADGNSGAGVAFSRNPNTGEALLYGEYLVGRQGEDIVSGARTPVDLSRAEGHGDLLRALNAHAQKLEEIYGDAVDIEFTVEAGTLYLLQVRPAKRTALAAVRIAAELADEGRLPPARALGLVSADQVKRLLRPVFDDARLQATPPIASAIGSSPGQASGIAVLDADRAAERAAAGEPVILVRPTTSPLDIRGMLAAGGILTAKGGALSHAAVVSRALDKPCVVGCEALAIDLDARRFTIGGQAFAEGDALSIDGTTGAIYGTALPLGLPTQQTRSLGVLLERADALSGAAFWAPARGLGDIAAGSETAGHAVIAVTDIAIAEGHLDALIGAIKGLKDGVAPGESDLARLAETIGAAIFRTAAGRPVHLRLPRVTSERARLRIPGWEELDPRLLLPLGHPAYLRAILHGLSKAAVAAGSAALVLLGGTTDIAEWRAFKAEIASFPALDAGLAIQNAAALEQAPQMIEDGAFLWLDMDELLSSSHGFASERLLPADVLADYVGKGLMAGNPRAVLKPFLARLIEALGGLPRTARQVGIDAAGGSDPALLKQLHGLGFRLFSLPPGQLGVARLVLGQQAARRL; this is translated from the coding sequence ATGTCTGAGACCCTGGCAGCGCCGGTCGAGCGCTTCGTTCACCCGATCGAGGCGATCGACCCCACCGACACCCGCCGCTTCGGCGGCAAGGCGACCGGGCTCGCCCGGATGGCGCGGGCGGGCATTCCCGTGCCCCCGGCCTTCGTCATCGGCACCGACGCCTTCCATGCCTTCCGGGCGGACGGACGGCGGCTGCCCCGCGGCCTGGACGGCCAGATCCGCCAGGCGGTGGCCCTCCTCGGCGCGAGGATCGACCGGGTCTTCGAGGGCGGCCCCGCGGACCGGCCCCTGCTGGTTTCCGTGCGCTCGGGCGCGCAGGTCAGCATGCCGGGGATGATGGATACGGTGCTCAACCTGGGCCTGACCGCGGCAAGCGCCGGCGCCTGGATCGCCCAGGGGGCCGGCCGGGGTTTCGTCGTCGATTGCTGGCTGCGGTTCTGGAAGATGTATATCGAGATCGTGCTCGGTCTCGACGGCGAGAATTTCACCGACGCCCTGGCCGCGGCCCGCGCCGAGGCGGAGGCCGGAACCCTGGCGCTTGACCGTCTCGAGGCGGCCGTCGTCGGCTGGATCGAGGCCGAGGGCGAGGACGCCCCGATCGACCCCTGGCAGCAACTGGAACGGGCCGTGGCCGCCGTGTTCCGCTCGTGGGACAGCCCGCGTGCCAAGGCCTACCGCAAGCACCACGGCATCGCGGACGACCTCGGCACCGCGGTCACCGTGCAGGCCATGGTGTTCGGCAATGCCGACGGGAATTCGGGCGCCGGCGTCGCCTTCTCCCGCAATCCCAACACCGGCGAGGCGCTGCTCTACGGCGAATATCTGGTCGGGCGCCAGGGCGAGGACATCGTTTCCGGCGCCAGGACCCCCGTGGACCTGAGCCGCGCGGAAGGCCACGGCGACCTGCTTCGCGCGTTGAACGCCCACGCGCAGAAACTCGAAGAAATATACGGCGATGCGGTCGACATCGAGTTCACCGTCGAAGCCGGCACGCTCTACCTGCTGCAGGTCCGGCCGGCCAAGCGGACGGCGCTGGCGGCGGTGCGGATCGCCGCCGAACTGGCGGACGAAGGCCGGCTGCCGCCCGCCCGCGCCCTGGGGCTGGTTTCCGCCGACCAGGTGAAGCGCCTGCTGCGGCCGGTCTTCGACGACGCCCGGCTCCAGGCGACGCCCCCGATCGCGAGCGCCATCGGCTCCTCTCCCGGCCAGGCGAGCGGCATCGCCGTGCTCGACGCCGACCGGGCGGCGGAACGGGCGGCGGCGGGCGAGCCGGTGATCCTGGTGCGCCCGACCACCAGCCCGCTGGACATCCGGGGCATGCTGGCGGCCGGCGGCATCCTGACCGCGAAGGGCGGCGCCCTCAGCCATGCCGCCGTCGTCTCGCGGGCGCTCGACAAACCCTGCGTGGTCGGCTGCGAGGCTCTGGCGATCGACCTCGACGCCCGCCGGTTCACCATCGGCGGCCAGGCCTTTGCCGAAGGCGACGCGCTGTCGATCGACGGCACCACCGGCGCCATCTACGGCACCGCCCTTCCCCTCGGCCTGCCGACGCAGCAGACCCGCTCGCTCGGCGTTCTGCTGGAACGGGCGGATGCCCTGTCGGGCGCCGCCTTCTGGGCGCCGGCCCGCGGCCTCGGCGACATTGCCGCCGGCAGCGAGACCGCTGGCCACGCCGTGATCGCCGTGACCGACATCGCCATCGCCGAAGGGCATCTCGATGCCCTGATCGGCGCCATCAAAGGCCTGAAGGACGGCGTCGCCCCCGGCGAAAGCGACCTCGCCCGGCTGGCGGAGACGATCGGCGCGGCCATCTTCCGGACCGCGGCCGGACGCCCGGTCCACCTCAGGCTGCCGCGCGTCACCTCGGAACGCGCACGCCTGCGCATCCCGGGCTGGGAGGAACTGGATCCCCGCCTCCTGCTGCCGCTCGGCCATCCGGCCTATCTGCGGGCGATCCTCCACGGCCTGTCGAAGGCGGCCGTCGCCGCCGGCAGCGCCGCCCTCGTCCTCCTCGGGGGAACCACCGACATCGCGGAATGGCGTGCGTTCAAGGCCGAGATCGCGAGCTTTCCCGCACTCGATGCCGGGCTTGCGATCCAGAATGCGGCGGCCCTCGAACAGGCCCCGCAGATGATCGAGGACGGCGCCTTCCTCTGGCTCGACATGGACGAATTGCTCAGTTCGTCCCACGGCTTCGCGTCGGAACGGCTGCTGCCGGCCGACGTGCTTGCGGATTATGTCGGGAAGGGGCTGATGGCCGGCAATCCGCGGGCGGTGCTGAAGCCCTTCCTGGCGCGCCTGATCGAAGCCCTCGGCGGCCTGCCCCGGACCGCGCGGCAGGTCGGGATCGACGCTGCCGGCGGCAGCGATCCGGCCTTGCTGAAGCAATTGCACGGCCTCGGTTTCAGGCTGTTCAGCCTGCCGCCGGGGCAGCTCGGCGTCGCCCGACTGGTCCTTGGACAGCAGGCGGCCCGTCGCCTATAA
- a CDS encoding PEP-utilizing enzyme, with the protein MSVIAQGYNSFETAKQPEGEIIFLPNPQSVIKLIQSGKLRQHILLVQGGTTTFLSPALTMGAIGVVTLSGAPESHLGILSREFQMPCVMTTHLVDSDSRYVTGGNNDAHFKSVIDRLQGRRVRLDCSGVEYGKIVEVA; encoded by the coding sequence ATGAGTGTTATCGCGCAAGGGTACAACAGCTTCGAGACGGCCAAGCAGCCGGAAGGGGAAATCATCTTCCTGCCCAACCCGCAATCCGTGATCAAGCTGATCCAGAGCGGCAAGCTGCGCCAGCACATCCTGCTGGTCCAGGGCGGCACGACCACGTTCCTGTCGCCGGCCCTGACCATGGGCGCGATCGGCGTCGTCACGCTTTCGGGCGCGCCGGAATCCCACCTCGGCATCCTGTCCCGCGAATTCCAGATGCCCTGCGTGATGACCACCCATCTGGTGGACAGCGATTCCCGCTACGTCACCGGCGGCAACAACGACGCTCACTTCAAATCGGTCATCGACCGGCTGCAGGGGCGGCGCGTCCGCCTGGATTGCAGCGGCGTCGAATACGGCAAGATCGTCGAAGTCGCCTGA